In Nicotiana tabacum cultivar K326 chromosome 17, ASM71507v2, whole genome shotgun sequence, one DNA window encodes the following:
- the LOC107815498 gene encoding cysteine protease XCP2 isoform X1, with translation MQLNIKKSLQYLCHRVRVQLLPYEVRSGIQVDHQVIIALAVVQIDSEVGRNHLGDYGHLNFLLSLPNELLSEERIFQLFQEWKQKQGKVYKNEKEEEMRLEKFRRNVKYIVEKNSKRKSDSDHLVGLTNFADMSNEEFRQVHTSKIKIPFDKRKTIQMKNVEKKPTPVYCDAPPSRDWRKHGAVTEVKNQDLCGACWAFSACGAMEGINAIVTGEIISLSVQQLINCDNSTNLGCYGGYMDPAFEWVMNNSGIDSDSDYPYTVSQGACNITKVNQKVVTIDGYRDVPQEESALLCAVAQQPVSAGIDGSSADFQLYRGGIYDGRCSSNPDDLSHGLLIVGYGSEGDDDYWIMKNSWGTSWGMEGYGYIRRNTDLPYGVCAINSLASYPTKELASAPSPYPSPAVPPPPSPSPPPPPPPSPKPSECGNLYYCPEDQTCCCELYFFGMCFIQTCCPHKNGVCCDGSEYCCPTEYPICDVYEGLCLKRVQDTLGVAAKKRRMAKYKLPWSTSTKETEDMDQTLKWKRNHVAPIL, from the exons TTATCATTGCTCTTGCCGTTGTTCAAATCGACAGCGAAGTTGGGCGAAATCATCTCGGAGATTACGGACACCtgaattttcttttatcttt ACCAAATGAGTTGCTTTCAGAAGAAAGAATTTTCCAACTTTTCCAAGAATGGAAACAGAAGCAGGGGAAAGTTTACAAGaatgagaaagaggaagaaaTGAGGTTGGAAAAGTTTAGAAGGAATGTGAAGTATATAGTGGAAAAgaactcaaagaggaagtcagATTCAGACCATTTGGTTGGTTTGACCAACTTTGCTGATATGAGTAATGAAGAGTTCAGGCAAGTTCATACTTCAAAGATAAAGATACCATTTGACAAGAGAAAGACTATTCAGATGAAGAATGTGGAAAAAAAACCAACtccagtttattgtgatgctccTCCTTCAAGGGATTGGAGGAAACATGGGGCTGTCACTGAGGTCAAGAATCAAGACCTATGTG GAGCTTGCTGGGCATTTTCAGCTTGTGGAGCCATGGAGGGAATAAATGCAATAGTTACTGGTGAAATTATTAGCCTTTCTGTCCAACAACTTATCAATTGTGATAATTCAACCAATTTGGGCTGTTACGGTGGATATATGGACCCTGCTTTTGAATGGGTGATGAATAATAGTGGCATTGATTCAGATTCTGATTATCCATACACTGTCTCTCAAGGCGCATGCAATATCACCAAG GTGAACCAAAAGGTTGTAACAATTGATGGATACCGAGATGTTCCACAGGAGGAAAGTGCCCTTCTTTGTGCTGTTGCTCAACAGCCTGTTAGTGCGGGCATTGATGGATCGAGTGCTGATTTTCAATTGTATAGAGGG GGAATCTATGATGGACGTTGCTCTAGTAATCCAGATGACTTAAGCCATGGACTACTAATAGTAGGATATGGTTCTGAAGGAGATGATGACTATTGGATAATGAAGAACTCATGGGGTACATCATGGGGAATGGAGGGGTATGGATATATAAGAAGGAACACTGATTTGCCATATGGGGTTTGTGCCATTAATTCATTGGCTTCATATCCAACGAAGGAACTGGCTTCTGCACCATCTCCTTATCCGTCTCCAGCTGTTCCGCCACCTCCCTCGCCATCCCCTCCACCCCCTCCACCACCTTCTCCAAAACCAAGTGAATGTGGAAACTTGTATTATTGTCCAGAAGATCAAACATGCTGCTGTGAGTTGTACTTTTTTGGCATGTGCTTCATTCAAACTTGCTGTCCTCATAAAAATGGTGTTTGCTGTGATGGATCAGAATACTGCTGCCCAACTGAATATCCCATTTGTGATGTTTATGAAGGCCTCTGCCTCAAG AGGGTTCAAGACACTCTGGGAGTGGcagcaaagaaaagaagaatggCCAAATACAAGTTACCATGGAGTACAAGCACTAAAGAAACAGAGGATATGGACCAAACTCTGAAATGGAAGAGgaatcatgttgccccaatactcTGA
- the LOC107815498 gene encoding cysteine protease XCP2 isoform X2 — protein sequence MMCPRNLTYVIIALAVVQIDSEVGRNHLGDYGHLNFLLSLPNELLSEERIFQLFQEWKQKQGKVYKNEKEEEMRLEKFRRNVKYIVEKNSKRKSDSDHLVGLTNFADMSNEEFRQVHTSKIKIPFDKRKTIQMKNVEKKPTPVYCDAPPSRDWRKHGAVTEVKNQDLCGACWAFSACGAMEGINAIVTGEIISLSVQQLINCDNSTNLGCYGGYMDPAFEWVMNNSGIDSDSDYPYTVSQGACNITKVNQKVVTIDGYRDVPQEESALLCAVAQQPVSAGIDGSSADFQLYRGGIYDGRCSSNPDDLSHGLLIVGYGSEGDDDYWIMKNSWGTSWGMEGYGYIRRNTDLPYGVCAINSLASYPTKELASAPSPYPSPAVPPPPSPSPPPPPPPSPKPSECGNLYYCPEDQTCCCELYFFGMCFIQTCCPHKNGVCCDGSEYCCPTEYPICDVYEGLCLKRVQDTLGVAAKKRRMAKYKLPWSTSTKETEDMDQTLKWKRNHVAPIL from the exons TTATCATTGCTCTTGCCGTTGTTCAAATCGACAGCGAAGTTGGGCGAAATCATCTCGGAGATTACGGACACCtgaattttcttttatcttt ACCAAATGAGTTGCTTTCAGAAGAAAGAATTTTCCAACTTTTCCAAGAATGGAAACAGAAGCAGGGGAAAGTTTACAAGaatgagaaagaggaagaaaTGAGGTTGGAAAAGTTTAGAAGGAATGTGAAGTATATAGTGGAAAAgaactcaaagaggaagtcagATTCAGACCATTTGGTTGGTTTGACCAACTTTGCTGATATGAGTAATGAAGAGTTCAGGCAAGTTCATACTTCAAAGATAAAGATACCATTTGACAAGAGAAAGACTATTCAGATGAAGAATGTGGAAAAAAAACCAACtccagtttattgtgatgctccTCCTTCAAGGGATTGGAGGAAACATGGGGCTGTCACTGAGGTCAAGAATCAAGACCTATGTG GAGCTTGCTGGGCATTTTCAGCTTGTGGAGCCATGGAGGGAATAAATGCAATAGTTACTGGTGAAATTATTAGCCTTTCTGTCCAACAACTTATCAATTGTGATAATTCAACCAATTTGGGCTGTTACGGTGGATATATGGACCCTGCTTTTGAATGGGTGATGAATAATAGTGGCATTGATTCAGATTCTGATTATCCATACACTGTCTCTCAAGGCGCATGCAATATCACCAAG GTGAACCAAAAGGTTGTAACAATTGATGGATACCGAGATGTTCCACAGGAGGAAAGTGCCCTTCTTTGTGCTGTTGCTCAACAGCCTGTTAGTGCGGGCATTGATGGATCGAGTGCTGATTTTCAATTGTATAGAGGG GGAATCTATGATGGACGTTGCTCTAGTAATCCAGATGACTTAAGCCATGGACTACTAATAGTAGGATATGGTTCTGAAGGAGATGATGACTATTGGATAATGAAGAACTCATGGGGTACATCATGGGGAATGGAGGGGTATGGATATATAAGAAGGAACACTGATTTGCCATATGGGGTTTGTGCCATTAATTCATTGGCTTCATATCCAACGAAGGAACTGGCTTCTGCACCATCTCCTTATCCGTCTCCAGCTGTTCCGCCACCTCCCTCGCCATCCCCTCCACCCCCTCCACCACCTTCTCCAAAACCAAGTGAATGTGGAAACTTGTATTATTGTCCAGAAGATCAAACATGCTGCTGTGAGTTGTACTTTTTTGGCATGTGCTTCATTCAAACTTGCTGTCCTCATAAAAATGGTGTTTGCTGTGATGGATCAGAATACTGCTGCCCAACTGAATATCCCATTTGTGATGTTTATGAAGGCCTCTGCCTCAAG AGGGTTCAAGACACTCTGGGAGTGGcagcaaagaaaagaagaatggCCAAATACAAGTTACCATGGAGTACAAGCACTAAAGAAACAGAGGATATGGACCAAACTCTGAAATGGAAGAGgaatcatgttgccccaatactcTGA
- the LOC107815498 gene encoding low-temperature-induced cysteine proteinase isoform X3, which yields MRLEKFRRNVKYIVEKNSKRKSDSDHLVGLTNFADMSNEEFRQVHTSKIKIPFDKRKTIQMKNVEKKPTPVYCDAPPSRDWRKHGAVTEVKNQDLCGACWAFSACGAMEGINAIVTGEIISLSVQQLINCDNSTNLGCYGGYMDPAFEWVMNNSGIDSDSDYPYTVSQGACNITKVNQKVVTIDGYRDVPQEESALLCAVAQQPVSAGIDGSSADFQLYRGGIYDGRCSSNPDDLSHGLLIVGYGSEGDDDYWIMKNSWGTSWGMEGYGYIRRNTDLPYGVCAINSLASYPTKELASAPSPYPSPAVPPPPSPSPPPPPPPSPKPSECGNLYYCPEDQTCCCELYFFGMCFIQTCCPHKNGVCCDGSEYCCPTEYPICDVYEGLCLKRVQDTLGVAAKKRRMAKYKLPWSTSTKETEDMDQTLKWKRNHVAPIL from the exons aTGAGGTTGGAAAAGTTTAGAAGGAATGTGAAGTATATAGTGGAAAAgaactcaaagaggaagtcagATTCAGACCATTTGGTTGGTTTGACCAACTTTGCTGATATGAGTAATGAAGAGTTCAGGCAAGTTCATACTTCAAAGATAAAGATACCATTTGACAAGAGAAAGACTATTCAGATGAAGAATGTGGAAAAAAAACCAACtccagtttattgtgatgctccTCCTTCAAGGGATTGGAGGAAACATGGGGCTGTCACTGAGGTCAAGAATCAAGACCTATGTG GAGCTTGCTGGGCATTTTCAGCTTGTGGAGCCATGGAGGGAATAAATGCAATAGTTACTGGTGAAATTATTAGCCTTTCTGTCCAACAACTTATCAATTGTGATAATTCAACCAATTTGGGCTGTTACGGTGGATATATGGACCCTGCTTTTGAATGGGTGATGAATAATAGTGGCATTGATTCAGATTCTGATTATCCATACACTGTCTCTCAAGGCGCATGCAATATCACCAAG GTGAACCAAAAGGTTGTAACAATTGATGGATACCGAGATGTTCCACAGGAGGAAAGTGCCCTTCTTTGTGCTGTTGCTCAACAGCCTGTTAGTGCGGGCATTGATGGATCGAGTGCTGATTTTCAATTGTATAGAGGG GGAATCTATGATGGACGTTGCTCTAGTAATCCAGATGACTTAAGCCATGGACTACTAATAGTAGGATATGGTTCTGAAGGAGATGATGACTATTGGATAATGAAGAACTCATGGGGTACATCATGGGGAATGGAGGGGTATGGATATATAAGAAGGAACACTGATTTGCCATATGGGGTTTGTGCCATTAATTCATTGGCTTCATATCCAACGAAGGAACTGGCTTCTGCACCATCTCCTTATCCGTCTCCAGCTGTTCCGCCACCTCCCTCGCCATCCCCTCCACCCCCTCCACCACCTTCTCCAAAACCAAGTGAATGTGGAAACTTGTATTATTGTCCAGAAGATCAAACATGCTGCTGTGAGTTGTACTTTTTTGGCATGTGCTTCATTCAAACTTGCTGTCCTCATAAAAATGGTGTTTGCTGTGATGGATCAGAATACTGCTGCCCAACTGAATATCCCATTTGTGATGTTTATGAAGGCCTCTGCCTCAAG AGGGTTCAAGACACTCTGGGAGTGGcagcaaagaaaagaagaatggCCAAATACAAGTTACCATGGAGTACAAGCACTAAAGAAACAGAGGATATGGACCAAACTCTGAAATGGAAGAGgaatcatgttgccccaatactcTGA
- the LOC107815488 gene encoding low-temperature-induced cysteine proteinase-like precursor: MGSIQIPYRHFLLLPLFLILAALYSQVSAFTTDFPILDRPTEFLSEERVFQLFQEWKQRHGKVYKNEKEEEMRLDKFKRNVKYIVEKNSKKKSDSDHFVGLTKFADMSNEEFRQVHTSNIKIPFNKRKTIQMRSVERKPSTASCDVPPSKDWRKHGAVTEVKNQDQCGACWAFSACGAMEGINAIATGELISLSEQELINCDNSYNTGCDGGLMDPAFEWVMNNSGINSEADYPYTASQGRCNYDKVNHKVVIIDGYQDVPEDENALLCAVGQQPVSVGIDGSSLDFQLYRGGIYDGECSSNPDDLSHAVVIVGYGSEGDDDYWIIKNSWGTSWGMEGYAYIRRNTYLPYGVCAINSLASYPTKEASSAPSPYPSPAVPPPPPPSPPPPPPPSPKPSECGEFYYCPEDQTCCCELYFFGICFIQGCCPYENGVCCHGSEFCCPADYPICDVYEGLCLKDYRDNIGVAARKRRMAKHKLPWRANTEATEERDQTLKWKRNHVAAMR, encoded by the exons ATGGGAAGCATACAGATTCCCTATCGACACTTCCTTCTTCTCCCACTTTTCTTGATCTTAGCTGCGTTATATTCTCAAGTTTCTGCTTTTACTACTGATTTTCCAATACTAGACAGACCAACTGAGTTTCTTTCAGAAGAAAGAGTATTCCAACTTTTCCAAGAATGGAAACAGAGGCATGGGAAAGTTTACAAGaatgagaaagaggaagaaatgaggttggacaagtttaaAAGGAATGTGAAGTATATAGTGGAAAAGAATTCAAAGAAGAAGTCAGACTCAGACCATTTTGTTGGTCTGACCAAGTTTGCTGATATGAGCAATGAGGAATTTAGGCAAGTTCATACTTCAAACATTAAGATACCCTTTAACAAGAGAAAGACTATTCAAATGAGGAGTGTGGAGAGAAAGCCTTCAACAGCTTCTTGTGATGTTCCTCCATCAAAGGATTGGAGAAAACATGGGGCTGTCACTGAGGTCAAGAATCAAGATCAATGTG GAGCATGCTGGGCATTCTCGGCGTGCGGAGCAATGGAGGGAATAAATGCAATAGCCACTGGTGAACTTATTAGCCTTTCTGAACAAGAACTTATCAATTGTGATAATTCATACAATACTGGCTGTGATGGTGGACTTATGGACCCTGCTTTTGAATGGGTGATGAACAATAGTGGCATTAATTCAGAAGCTGATTATCCATATACTGCTTCTCAAGGCCGTTGCAATTACGATAAG GTGAACCATAAGGTTGTAATAATTGATGGATACCAAGATGTTCCAGAGGACGAGAATGCCCTTCTTTGTGCTGTTGGGCAACAACCTGTTAGTGTAGGCATCGACGGAAGCAGCCTTGATTTTCAACTATATAGAGGG GGAATCTACGATGGAGAATGCTCTAGCAATCCAGATGACTTATCCCATGCAGTAGTAATAGTAGGATATGGTTCTGAAGGAGATGATGATTATTGGATTATCAAGAATTCATGGGGTACATCGTGGGGAATGGAAGGGTATGCATATATAAGAAGGAACACTTATTTGCCATATGGGGTTTGTGCCATTAATTCGTTGGCTTCATATCCAACGAAAGAAGCATCTTCAGCGCCATCTCCTTATCCGTCTCCAGCCGTTCCACCACCTCCTCCGCCATCCCCTCCGCCCCCTCCACCGCCTTCTCCAAAACCAAGTGAATGTGGAGAATTTTATTACTGTCCAGAAGATCAAACATGCTGCTGTGAGTTGTACTTCTTTggcatatgcttcattcagggatGCTGTCCTTATGAGAATGGTGTTTGCTGTCATGGATCAGAATTTTGTTGCCCAGCTGACTATCCTATTTGTGATGTTTATGAAGGCCTCTGCCTCAAG GATTACCGCGACAATATTGGAGTGGCAGCAAGGAAGAGAAGAATGGCCAAACACAAGTTACCATGGAGAGCTAACACTGAAGCAACAGAGGAGAGGGACCAAACTCTGAAATGGAAGAGAAATCATGTTGCTGCAATGCGTTGA
- the LOC107815453 gene encoding uncharacterized protein LOC107815453 encodes MTELMASIVYASNAKKVWSEFEERIDRSNLTRIFHLWTEIATLRQGTDSVTSYYSKMNDFLDELDVLAPLPSCDCEESLPYVAHLRSQRLLQFLMGLNESYSNLRSNMLARRPIVSVNEAYATDFKSKKKSTQFSGFRPFANSTVAGENVNSSEGQGHFFTEQQYKQILNMMNKPTSSDSADNITGNMADIGASYHITPYKELLTTFRTLRDQNTSRVQVLTGDRAEIISIRDALILGSYKLENVLHVPYFKFNLLSVSKITKQLSCVVLFFPDFCVFQGLFNGKVMGIDKEKEGLYILQEAIKPAVGATVHKEDNGEKLWHWRLGRPSIGEMQHIADVKNKVDVELLECCEICPLAKQSRIKFPTSNSRSSSLFQLMHLDVWSPYRKPTYDKMHYFVTIVDDYSMCTWIYLIQSKCEVFVVLKNFFALIKNQFDKNIKILRSDNGSEFFNTKYCVRTVVYLINRFPSTVLQGKTPFELLHDCLEVTNSHRELGRLYLWDIEKHRKVTICISQTHAGDSHAQHPTSAELIPEPGEEMPRVESSTIDSPNLSDAAPDIEDVVDQPQTHEAPTTAVFDQAETHPVELTTKAYKHHEQHDSVQAHTQRRPSRTIRPLIWLSDYITTVKPKAHCSYPISQYVTYTHLTPTY; translated from the exons ATGACTGAATTGATGGCCAGTATTGTGTATGCGTCTAATGCTAAGAAGGTATGGAGTGAGTTTGAGGAGCGAATTGATAGATCAAATTTGACTAGGATATTTCATTTGTGGACTGAAATTGCTACTTTAAGACAAGGTACTGATTCTGTCACTTCATATTATTCTAAGATGAATGATTTTTTGGATGAATTAGATGTTTTAGCTCCCCTGCCTTCTTGTGATTGTGAGGAGTCTTTACCTTATGTTGCGCATTTAAGATCACAAAGGTTGTTGCAGTTCCTTATGGGACTTAATGAGTCCTACAGTAATCTAAGAAGTAATATGCTAGCAAGGAGACCTATAGTGTCAGTAAATGAAGCTTATGCAACA GATTTTAAGAGCAAGAAGAAGAGCACACAATTTAGTGGATTCAGACCTTTTGCTAATTCTACAGTAGCAGGAGAAAATGTGAATTCATCAGAGGGACAAGGTCATTTCTTCACTGAACAACAATACAAGCAGATTCTAAATATGATGAATAAGCCAACATCAAGTGACAGTGCAGATAACATAACAGGTAACATGGCAG ATATAGGGGCATCatatcatatcacaccatatAAGGAGTTACTGACTACTTTTAGAACATTGAGAGATCAAAACACCAGTAGAGTTCAAGTACTTACTGGTGATAGAGCAGAGATCATAAGTATAAGAGATGCATTGATTTTAGGAAGCTATAAGCTTGAGAATGTTCTGCATGTCCCATATTTCAAGTTTAATCTTCTTTCAGTGTCCAAGATAACCAAACAACTTTCTTGTGTGGTTTTGTTTTTCCCTGATTTTTGTGTGTTCCAGGGACTCTTCAATGGGAAGGTTATGGGGATTGATAAGGAAAAGGAAGGattatatatactacaagaagcAATAAAACCCGCAGTAGGAGCAACAGTTCATAAGGAGGACAATGGTGAAAAGCTATGGCATTGGAGACTAGGGCGTCCTTCTATTGGAGAAATGCAACACATTGCAGATGTCAAGAATAAAGTAGATGTTGAACTATTAGAATGTTGTGAAATTTGTCCCTTGGCAAAACAGAGCAGAATAAAGTTTCCTACTAGCAACAGTAGATCAAGTAGTCTTTTTCAGTTGATGCACCTAGATGTATGGAGTCCATACAGAAAACCTACGTATGATAAAATGCACTACTTTGTTACCATAGTGGATGATTACAGTATGTGTACTTGGATATATCTAATTCAATCTAAATGTGAAGTATTTGTAGTACTGAAGAACTTCTTTGCTCTAATAAAGAATCAGTTTGATAAGAATATCAAAATTCTTAGATCTGACAATGGTAGTGAGTTTTTTAACACAAAAT ATTGTGTTAGAACTGTTGTGTACTTGATCAACAGATTTCCATCAACAGTGCTGCAAGGGAAAACACCATTTGAGTTGCTGCATG ATTGCCTAGAGGTGACAAATTCACATCGAGAGCTAGGAAGACTGTATTTGTGGGATATTGAGAAACACAGAAAGGTTACAATTT GTATAAGCCAGACACATGCAGGAGATTCTCATGCTCAACATCCTACAAGTGCAGAACTAATACCTGAACCAGGAGAAGAAATGCCACGAGTGGAAAGTTCAACCATTGATTCACCTAATCTCTCTGATGCAGCACCTGACATAGAAGATGTAGTGGATCAACCACAGACACATGAAGCCCCTACAACTGCAGTATTTGACCAAGCTGAGACACATCCAGTTGAGTTGACAACAAAAGCATATAAACACCATGAGCAACATGATTCTGTTCAAGCACACACACAAAGGAGACCAAGCAGAACAATCAGGCCTCTAATTTGGCTTAGTGACTACATCACTACTGTCAAGCCAAAGGCACATTGCTCCTATCCTATATCCCAATATGTGACCTACACTCATCTCACTCCCACCTACTAA